TCTTTCTCGCGTCTGTCTCACCACTTCCGGCATAaccatgtcaacgtatcaacaATAGCGCTGCATCAGAATTCATAGCTACTATATAAATGTCGTCCGTAACATGTGACCGTGGCGCGATTTTTAAAACGGATAAGAGAAAATCGCATTCCTGGAATAGAATTTTTTTAATCGATATACAGAACCACGACGCGATAACATTAGCAATAATTAAGAAACTAGGATATTTTTCGTGAGGCTTAAAATCAGAATTTGCTTTCCTTTCCAATTTCCCATGGAATGATTAATACGATTGCTTGGGATGGACAATTATCGTTACATAAGATGGCTAAGGTTTTCAGAAAAAGTGGTTTCCTAGCTTTCTGAGAATATGTATTATCGCTTCTTCGCTTATTCGGTTGGTCACACAGTAATTATTAGACCTCCTTTCGATTTGTAAAGCAAATTTGTTTTACAAATTGGTTTCATAACAAAGATAGTTTAGtaattatttcaatttttattcaaattcaaactcgagttaaagttcgtaaAGTTCACCGTTATTTGGCGAACATTTTTGTTTGAACATTGTTTCAGGAGAACATTAGATTATGATTCAAATATTAAATGTTGAAAGTGACTAGCCTTATCATTCGCATAACAGATGATTTGGCACGTGTAACGTTTAAATGAATTCCTTTTTATTTACGTCATTCGATCGATGTCACAAGTGAAAAAGTGATAAAGCATAACTGCGTAAAGAATTTGCCTCTTTGGTTTTGCAATTCAGTTCAAATGTTGTTTAAATACAATTCGTGTGAAACGTCGAAGTACGAAGTCGGAAAAGGCAGTAACGGTTGACCAAGTTATTGTATATCAAAAGCCTCTACCCACTAGCTTCTCGTGCTAGAATTATGTATACATACTTTCTATTTGGAAATTTGCCAGCAGCTCGTAACGAGGACGTATAAATCGCCTGAATCGTTTTCATGAaacttattttcttttttaccaGCTATAAATCTTTAAATTTTTATCAAAAACAAGCACCCGGGAATTCATAAATTATTTATCCTAGAAAACGTGATTTTTTTCGATTACTGTTCTATACAATACAGCAGGCATAATCTACAGCACCGTTTTGCTATAAAAGGTATAAAAAgttcttattttatttttattctatgCCGTACAGTTTCATTTCGTTGCCGAAATATGTTAGCGAAGAACTATATTACATCGCGTTCACGAGTATTTCATCTGTATGTATTCTAATTACGTTTACGTGGTATTTCTGTTTTTTACTTTTTACTATACCAATGTAATAATGTGATCAAAATTTTTACGTTGAAGTATTTATTGTATTATTGGGATTTGAAATTGTTACCTATCGATAATATATTTCAGATTTTGCAGTTCTGATTACGCATCGATGTATCGCATTAATTCCCTCATAAGTTATATTTTTACGATCGTTTACATTTATAGACGTTTATACATATGCATATGTATATAGGGTGCGATTACTTTTGTTCAGGTCACATATTCAGCGGATCTTGCGATAGAGATACCAGGTAACCTGAGCCAGGGAGGTTCTTGGTATCGGTTAGACTACAGCCCTGCTGTTGGTTATCCACCACCAAACACCACCATTGCAGCCACCGACATCGGTGACGTGATCAAGTTCAGGGACGGGCTGCCTGGCACTAGATACGAATTTTGGTTGTACTACAGTAACAGCACCCTTCACGATTGGCTGACATGGACTGCATCGATAACCACAGGTGTGTGTAGATGTAATAACCCGTGGACATGAATCTCGAAACCGTCTGACCGTTTTTTGTCCGCCTCCGTTAGCATGATGAATATTAATCTTTAATTACGAGAAGAACTGTATTTAGAATTCATCCAAAACTACCGTATAAAATTAGCCAAGGCCAATATTAAAATACCGCTCAGGTTCAAAATATCATTACGGGGAGGTATTAAAACATTATTAATTGCTTAGTCCTTGGTCCGGTCTTGAATCCTTCGCCTTTTCCGCGGCGAATTATTTCAAATAAGCGAAGATAGTGATTGCAGTTCGTTTTTCAGCGCCAGATCCGCCCTCGAATTTAACCGTCTCGGTGCGAAACGGCAAGACCGCGATCGTCTATTGGGCGCCGCCTGCCCAGGGCAATTATTCCGGTTTCCGGTTAAGGGTGCAAAGTTTTAGCGACACCGGAAATCCAAAAACAAGCGTCATCCCAGCGGATGCGGTTCCATACGTGTTACGCGACCTCATCCCCGGGGCAACCTATTCGTTACAACTTTTCACCGTATTAGACACCAAAGAAAGCGTGGCATATACCAGCAGGAATTTTACCACCAGTGAGTAAACAGGCACTGATTTATCACAATTGCAAATCAGGGATAATTAAACGTATCTGACCGTCGCTTTAGAGATTTTCCAAATAccataatttatattattcattgcgtttcactttcttttaagcGTTTCTTCGGAATACGAAAATGCATGagatattaaattttatttcaaatCTCTTCTTACGAAAAGAAAGCGATTGATTAGACGTTGATGGATGATGGTCACAGAGGAAGGCAGTAAATCTGTCTCCTTTTCGCAGAGCCCAACACGCCAGGGAAGTTTATCGTATGGTTTAGGAACGAAACGACTTTATTGGTACTCTGGCAGCCGCCCTATCCTGCTGGGATTTACACCCATTACAAAGTTAGTATAGATCCTGCCGATGCCATTGAATCTGTTCTTTATGTGGAGAAAGAAGGGGAACCTCCTGGGCCTGCACAGGCTGCTTTCAAAGGACTTATCCCgggtaagatatatattatagcGGTTCGATATAATATTAGAAACAACAGTTACCGATGGAAATATTTcttttaaaaaaaaagagaaagtaaGAGAAATATAATATCACAGTAAATATAGTTGTCGCCGGTAAGTTTCTTCTGCAATATTCAGAAATGTcaataatttcaaatttaaagcaaATATAAATTCATAAAATTCGAATGATGAATACGATGAAGAAAGTCACGATGATTTTCTGTTTTCATTCATTGCAGGTAGGGCCTATAATATTTCTGTGCAAACGGTGTCAGAGGATGAGACCTCAGCCCCGACCACTGCACAGTATCGAACGGTACCATTGCGTCCCCTGAACGTTACCTTCGACAAGTCATCGATAACGTCCACTTCCTTCCGTGTCTTCTGGAATCCGCCCGAAGGAATGTCTGAATTCGATAAGTATCAGATATCGTTAGGGGGTAACAGGAGATTGACACCGGTGACTAGGAACAGGGACGATGAAAGCAAATGGGAATTCAAGGATTTGGAGCCAGGGAAAACTTATCAAGTTGTCGTGAAGACGGTCTCAGGCAAGGTCACCAGTTGGCCAGCTAACGGGGATGTTACTTTGAGTAAGCGTTTTCGAATGCATTTTGCTGCTTCTCTATTTTCGTGTAACCCATTTTAACTAACGGTTTTTTGCATGTTCTTCTTCTGCTGAAAGAGCAAGCGGTTCTCGTGTTTCACTTTCGATTGGAACTGGCATCGTGATAATTAGTTTTATTCTTGATGCTCTTAGAACCGTTACCTGTGCGCGATCTTCGTGCTGTCATCGACGAGAAAACCGGAATGGTCGAAGTTTCGTGGCTTCCTGAAAACTCGAGCACCCAGGACAGCTATAAGCTTCAGTACCACGAGGTAGAAACCACGATCGGCGGTGACAGTAATACTCTGACAACTGATAAGACTAAGGTGAGCATCTCACCGTTTCTATCGTTTCATTTAACGAATGTGAGAAAATACGGTTCCTTGGTGTCAAATAAACATTTCTGGTTTCGATATGAGAGCGGTCTGGACGTAAGACGAGCAAGAGATTTCTTTAATCATATATCGGCTATAGAAGTATTTCATCCGCATCAGATTTACgaatatgtataattattacggctttatcagaaattttattCGTAGGTTACATTGGAAGCTTTATTACCGGGCAGAAATTATTCCATAATCGTTCAGGCGATTAGCAACAAAGTTGAGTCGAACGAGACGGTGTTTTATCAAGTAACGCGGCCCTCGAGCCCGATAATCGAGGATCTAAGGCCATCCGAGATGGGATTGAACATCTCGTGGAAGAGCGATGTTAATTCGAGGCAAGAGAAATTTGAAGTGACGCATAACAGAAACGATACCGGGGAGAGTGCGACCACGTTAACCACAGAGTCCCATATTGTTCTGGAGGATCTTTATCCCGGTGCGGCGTACGAGGTCAAAGTTTTCGCTATCAGTCATGGTCTAAGAAGCGAACCGCACGATTATCTCCAAGCTGTTTGTAAGTAATCAAGATTTATTTCTATACACGATGCGACTAGTTTTAGATTATATTTCTAAAATAATACGTACGTTTAATGTAATTTGTTCGATCGCAGTGCCGCATCCGCCAAAGAATTTAAGTATCGAGAAAGTAACAAGCAACACTGTCGTCGTTCACTGGGAGGCGCCAAGCGATTCGTTGTATTCTGAATTTTCGATACGCTATCGAACAGAAGACGACCCAAGATGGGTGAAATTGCCAAGCGTACGAGAAACGGAAGCAGAAGTTGCGGATATGACACCAGGAGAAAAATACACCATCCAGGTGAACACCGTCAGTTACGGGGTCGAGAGTCTTCATCCGCTTCAAGTGAATCACACAGTTAGTAAGTAATCGAAGGATACGGAATAAATCTTAGCGATCTTCTATTTCCTTCAATTCAAATTAAATTTCCTGCCTATCTACAATATTAATTACCGTAGAAATTCCGATTTTATTGATTCTGTATCGCTTTACCAATTACGAAGTGAAGTCATTGTTCTCGCAAAAATACATTATAAAAATTCACAATTAATTATTCATAATTGTTCTAAGTATTTCGTAATTATTCTAGGACCGAATTCAGTAGTGAATATCACACCAATCGTTGATTCAACGAACGTAACGCTGGAATGGCCACGGCCAGAGGGTAGAATCGAAACATACGTGGTAAGGTGGTGGCCGGTTGAGAATCCCGAAGACGCGCGTACCAAAAATGTAACCGAGAATAACGACGCGAGCAGCGGACTTTTCGAAGAAAATACGGTGCAAAGGGTTTTCGTTAGCGACCTAATGCCGGGCGTTCAATATTCCTTCACGATCTACACGATTTCTTATAATTTGGTCAGTGATATCACCAATCTGACGACCAGGACAAGTAAGTTTAACCATAGAATTTCCGTGCATTTCGACTAATAACTACGTTTCTCTTTTTGGATGAGTTGTTCGACTATTCCATTTGACGAACTCGCCTTATCACGAATACTAACAAGTATTAAATATTCGAACCAACACCAATCATGGTTATCTCATCGCTAATAGCCTGTGTGTTGCGTGATATAATTAAATCTTTTTACACATCTCTCTGATACATGTAACAAATCTTATTCGTACAAGCAGTTTTCTTCTGTAAAATGTAAATTGTCACCATTCAGTTCGAGAACCACGATATAAACTCACGATACTCCAAATTTTGTATGATAAACCCGATTACGAGATGTACGAAACGAGAAAATAAAGTTATATTTTGTctcttttcattttatttttttcaaacgAAATATATCACGGTGTAAAACACCTGACAAATCGATTTGAAGTCGATCAGAATAAAGAGAAACGTGATTAAATGCGCGactagaaagaaaaaaaagaaaaagagaagaagaaaagttcgaatgaaaagaaaaaaagaaagaaaacacgAGTCTGTCGAATCCAGTGCCGCTGATCCAATCGGAAGTCGTGGTGGTGGTCGATCAAGATCAGCCTGACTCGTTAACGTTGAGGTATACAAGGACCCCTATTCAATCCTCCAAGTTCGACGTATATCGTTTCCGGATTAGCGACGAGAACAACACGACAAAAGAGCGGATGGTCAACGACACCGACACCAAAGTGACATTCACCGGCCTAATACCTGGTAAACTGTACAACGTCACCGTTTGGACTGTCAGCGATAACGTCGAGAGCAGACCCCTGCTTAGGCAGGATCGACTTTGTGAGTATCATGCGTGATGGTATCACAAGTATGTGTTATTCTCAATGTACGAGCAGTCAAATTTCCACATAAAAGGAAAGATAGAACGTAAAATTTCAAATTCGGCAAAGTTTCTAATTCGATTCAACGATGAATTTCTCCGATTTAAACATTGA
The sequence above is a segment of the Xylocopa sonorina isolate GNS202 chromosome 7, iyXylSono1_principal, whole genome shotgun sequence genome. Coding sequences within it:
- the Ptp10d gene encoding protein tyrosine phosphatase 10D isoform X1 → MKSTGIVYSSRPLARLRGTLLLLLTLLTKVTYSADLAIEIPGNLSQGGSWYRLDYSPAVGYPPPNTTIAATDIGDVIKFRDGLPGTRYEFWLYYSNSTLHDWLTWTASITTAPDPPSNLTVSVRNGKTAIVYWAPPAQGNYSGFRLRVQSFSDTGNPKTSVIPADAVPYVLRDLIPGATYSLQLFTVLDTKESVAYTSRNFTTKPNTPGKFIVWFRNETTLLVLWQPPYPAGIYTHYKVSIDPADAIESVLYVEKEGEPPGPAQAAFKGLIPGRAYNISVQTVSEDETSAPTTAQYRTVPLRPLNVTFDKSSITSTSFRVFWNPPEGMSEFDKYQISLGGNRRLTPVTRNRDDESKWEFKDLEPGKTYQVVVKTVSGKVTSWPANGDVTLKPLPVRDLRAVIDEKTGMVEVSWLPENSSTQDSYKLQYHEVETTIGGDSNTLTTDKTKVTLEALLPGRNYSIIVQAISNKVESNETVFYQVTRPSSPIIEDLRPSEMGLNISWKSDVNSRQEKFEVTHNRNDTGESATTLTTESHIVLEDLYPGAAYEVKVFAISHGLRSEPHDYLQAVLPHPPKNLSIEKVTSNTVVVHWEAPSDSLYSEFSIRYRTEDDPRWVKLPSVRETEAEVADMTPGEKYTIQVNTVSYGVESLHPLQVNHTVRPNSVVNITPIVDSTNVTLEWPRPEGRIETYVVRWWPVENPEDARTKNVTENNDASSGLFEENTVQRVFVSDLMPGVQYSFTIYTISYNLVSDITNLTTRTMPLIQSEVVVVVDQDQPDSLTLRYTRTPIQSSKFDVYRFRISDENNTTKERMVNDTDTKVTFTGLIPGKLYNVTVWTVSDNVESRPLLRQDRLYPEPVTSIQAIDINDTRITLTWDIPRGQYDAFEVQYINTDGNYIQNITSVNLIIISDLKPHRNYTFTLVVRSGTESSYLRISNPLSASFTTSESYPGKVEKFHPTDIQPSDISFEWSLPSQEQNGIIRKYTITYGLEGSAHTQMQDFRPNEYRGVVKSLIPGKTYIFRIQAQTKIGFGPEAVWKQKMPILAPPKPPTQVVPTEVCRSSTTIQIRFRKNYFSEQNGVVTSYTIIVAEDDSKNASGLEMPSWRDVQAYSIWPPYQVMEPYYPFKNGSVEDFTIGGENCDNKIGYCNGPLKSGSTYRVKVRAFTAPDKFTDTSYSFPIQTGLLLADKDNTAIIVGVTVPIVLLLTLLGIGLLVRRRRSQGRKTSETRPTDSLSLPDSVIETSRPIKIEDFAEHYRTMSADSDFRFSEEFEELKHIGRDQPCTAADLPCNRPKNRFTNILPYDHSRFKLQPVDDEEGSDYINANYVPGHNSPREFIVTQGPLHSTRDDFWRMVWESNSRAIVMLTRCIEKGREKCDHYWPVDTHPVYYGDICVTILNETHYPDWSITEFMLCRGDIKRVIQHFHFTTWPDFGVPSPPQTLARFVRAFRERVRPDQRPIVVHCSAGVGRSGTFITLDRILQQILVSKYVDIFGIVWAMRKERVWMVQTEQQYICIHQCLLAVLEGQDMTGPPREIHDNQGFEGKNRSTVENANSPAEDEKER
- the Ptp10d gene encoding protein tyrosine phosphatase 10D isoform X3; its protein translation is MKSTGIVYSSRPLARLRGTLLLLLTLLTKVTYSADLAIEIPGNLSQGGSWYRLDYSPAVGYPPPNTTIAATDIGDVIKFRDGLPGTRYEFWLYYSNSTLHDWLTWTASITTAPDPPSNLTVSVRNGKTAIVYWAPPAQGNYSGFRLRVQSFSDTGNPKTSVIPADAVPYVLRDLIPGATYSLQLFTVLDTKESVAYTSRNFTTKPNTPGKFIVWFRNETTLLVLWQPPYPAGIYTHYKVSIDPADAIESVLYVEKEGEPPGPAQAAFKGLIPGRAYNISVQTVSEDETSAPTTAQYRTVPLRPLNVTFDKSSITSTSFRVFWNPPEGMSEFDKYQISLGGNRRLTPVTRNRDDESKWEFKDLEPGKTYQVVVKTVSGKVTSWPANGDVTLKPLPVRDLRAVIDEKTGMVEVSWLPENSSTQDSYKLQYHEVETTIGGDSNTLTTDKTKVTLEALLPGRNYSIIVQAISNKVESNETVFYQVTRPSSPIIEDLRPSEMGLNISWKSDVNSRQEKFEVTHNRNDTGESATTLTTESHIVLEDLYPGAAYEVKVFAISHGLRSEPHDYLQAVLPHPPKNLSIEKVTSNTVVVHWEAPSDSLYSEFSIRYRTEDDPRWVKLPSVRETEAEVADMTPGEKYTIQVNTVSYGVESLHPLQVNHTVRPNSVVNITPIVDSTNVTLEWPRPEGRIETYVVRWWPVENPEDARTKNVTENNDASSGLFEENTVQRVFVSDLMPGVQYSFTIYTISYNLVSDITNLTTRTMPLIQSEVVVVVDQDQPDSLTLRYTRTPIQSSKFDVYRFRISDENNTTKERMVNDTDTKVTFTGLIPGKLYNVTVWTVSDNVESRPLLRQDRLYPEPVTSIQAIDINDTRITLTWDIPRGQYDAFEVQYINTDGNYIQNITSVNLIIISDLKPHRNYTFTLVVRSGTESSYLRISNPLSASFTTSESYPGKVEKFHPTDIQPSDISFEWSLPSQEQNGIIRKYTITYGLEGSAHTQMQDFRPNEYRGVVKSLIPGKTYIFRIQAQTKIGFGPEAVWKQKMPILAPPKPPTQVVPTEVCRSSTTIQIRFRKNYFSEQNGVVTSYTIIVAEDDSKNASGLEMPSWRDVQAYSIWPPYQVMEPYYPFKNGSVEDFTIGGENCDNKIGYCNGPLKSGSTYRVKVRAFTAPDKFTDTSYSFPIQTGLLLADKDNTAIIVGVTVPIVLLLTLLGIGLLVRRRRSQGRKTSETRPTDSLSLPDSVIETSRPIKIEDFAEHYRTMSADSDFRFSEEFEELKHIGRDQPCTAADLPCNRPKNRFTNILPYDHSRFKLQPVDDEEGSDYINANYVPGHNSPREFIVTQGPLHSTRDDFWRMVWESNSRAIVMLTRCIEKGREKCDHYWPVDTHPVYYGDICVTILNETHYPDWSITEFMLCRGDIKRVIQHFHFTTWPDFGVPSPPQTLARFVRAFRERVRPDQRPIVVHCSAGVGRSGTFITLDRILQQILVSKYVDIFGIVWAMRKERVWMVQTEQQYICIHQCLLAVLEGQDMTGPPREIHDNQGFEDDEGIAESGM
- the Ptp10d gene encoding protein tyrosine phosphatase 10D isoform X2, giving the protein MKSTGIVYSSRPLARLRGTLLLLLTLLTKVTYSADLAIEIPGNLSQGGSWYRLDYSPAVGYPPPNTTIAATDIGDVIKFRDGLPGTRYEFWLYYSNSTLHDWLTWTASITTAPDPPSNLTVSVRNGKTAIVYWAPPAQGNYSGFRLRVQSFSDTGNPKTSVIPADAVPYVLRDLIPGATYSLQLFTVLDTKESVAYTSRNFTTKPNTPGKFIVWFRNETTLLVLWQPPYPAGIYTHYKVSIDPADAIESVLYVEKEGEPPGPAQAAFKGLIPGRAYNISVQTVSEDETSAPTTAQYRTVPLRPLNVTFDKSSITSTSFRVFWNPPEGMSEFDKYQISLGGNRRLTPVTRNRDDESKWEFKDLEPGKTYQVVVKTVSGKVTSWPANGDVTLKPLPVRDLRAVIDEKTGMVEVSWLPENSSTQDSYKLQYHEVETTIGGDSNTLTTDKTKVTLEALLPGRNYSIIVQAISNKVESNETVFYQVTRPSSPIIEDLRPSEMGLNISWKSDVNSRQEKFEVTHNRNDTGESATTLTTESHIVLEDLYPGAAYEVKVFAISHGLRSEPHDYLQAVLPHPPKNLSIEKVTSNTVVVHWEAPSDSLYSEFSIRYRTEDDPRWVKLPSVRETEAEVADMTPGEKYTIQVNTVSYGVESLHPLQVNHTVRPNSVVNITPIVDSTNVTLEWPRPEGRIETYVVRWWPVENPEDARTKNVTENNDASSGLFEENTVQRVFVSDLMPGVQYSFTIYTISYNLVSDITNLTTRTMPLIQSEVVVVVDQDQPDSLTLRYTRTPIQSSKFDVYRFRISDENNTTKERMVNDTDTKVTFTGLIPGKLYNVTVWTVSDNVESRPLLRQDRLYPEPVTSIQAIDINDTRITLTWDIPRGQYDAFEVQYINTDGNYIQNITSVNLIIISDLKPHRNYTFTLVVRSGTESSYLRISNPLSASFTTSESYPGKVEKFHPTDIQPSDISFEWSLPSQEQNGIIRKYTITYGLEGSAHTQMQDFRPNEYRGVVKSLIPGKTYIFRIQAQTKIGFGPEAVWKQKMPILAPPKPPTQVVPTEVCRSSTTIQIRFRKNYFSEQNGVVTSYTIIVAEDDSKNASGLEMPSWRDVQAYSIWPPYQVMEPYYPFKNGSVEDFTIGGENCDNKIGYCNGPLKSGSTYRVKVRAFTAPDKFTDTSYSFPIQTDKDNTAIIVGVTVPIVLLLTLLGIGLLVRRRRSQGRKTSETRPTDSLSLPDSVIETSRPIKIEDFAEHYRTMSADSDFRFSEEFEELKHIGRDQPCTAADLPCNRPKNRFTNILPYDHSRFKLQPVDDEEGSDYINANYVPGHNSPREFIVTQGPLHSTRDDFWRMVWESNSRAIVMLTRCIEKGREKCDHYWPVDTHPVYYGDICVTILNETHYPDWSITEFMLCRGDIKRVIQHFHFTTWPDFGVPSPPQTLARFVRAFRERVRPDQRPIVVHCSAGVGRSGTFITLDRILQQILVSKYVDIFGIVWAMRKERVWMVQTEQQYICIHQCLLAVLEGQDMTGPPREIHDNQGFEGKNRSTVENANSPAEDEKER
- the Ptp10d gene encoding protein tyrosine phosphatase 10D isoform X4, whose product is MKSTGIVYSSRPLARLRGTLLLLLTLLTKVTYSADLAIEIPGNLSQGGSWYRLDYSPAVGYPPPNTTIAATDIGDVIKFRDGLPGTRYEFWLYYSNSTLHDWLTWTASITTAPDPPSNLTVSVRNGKTAIVYWAPPAQGNYSGFRLRVQSFSDTGNPKTSVIPADAVPYVLRDLIPGATYSLQLFTVLDTKESVAYTSRNFTTKPNTPGKFIVWFRNETTLLVLWQPPYPAGIYTHYKVSIDPADAIESVLYVEKEGEPPGPAQAAFKGLIPGRAYNISVQTVSEDETSAPTTAQYRTVPLRPLNVTFDKSSITSTSFRVFWNPPEGMSEFDKYQISLGGNRRLTPVTRNRDDESKWEFKDLEPGKTYQVVVKTVSGKVTSWPANGDVTLKPLPVRDLRAVIDEKTGMVEVSWLPENSSTQDSYKLQYHEVETTIGGDSNTLTTDKTKVTLEALLPGRNYSIIVQAISNKVESNETVFYQVTRPSSPIIEDLRPSEMGLNISWKSDVNSRQEKFEVTHNRNDTGESATTLTTESHIVLEDLYPGAAYEVKVFAISHGLRSEPHDYLQAVLPHPPKNLSIEKVTSNTVVVHWEAPSDSLYSEFSIRYRTEDDPRWVKLPSVRETEAEVADMTPGEKYTIQVNTVSYGVESLHPLQVNHTVRPNSVVNITPIVDSTNVTLEWPRPEGRIETYVVRWWPVENPEDARTKNVTENNDASSGLFEENTVQRVFVSDLMPGVQYSFTIYTISYNLVSDITNLTTRTMPLIQSEVVVVVDQDQPDSLTLRYTRTPIQSSKFDVYRFRISDENNTTKERMVNDTDTKVTFTGLIPGKLYNVTVWTVSDNVESRPLLRQDRLYPEPVTSIQAIDINDTRITLTWDIPRGQYDAFEVQYINTDGNYIQNITSVNLIIISDLKPHRNYTFTLVVRSGTESSYLRISNPLSASFTTSESYPGKVEKFHPTDIQPSDISFEWSLPSQEQNGIIRKYTITYGLEGSAHTQMQDFRPNEYRGVVKSLIPGKTYIFRIQAQTKIGFGPEAVWKQKMPILAPPKPPTQVVPTEVCRSSTTIQIRFRKNYFSEQNGVVTSYTIIVAEDDSKNASGLEMPSWRDVQAYSIWPPYQVMEPYYPFKNGSVEDFTIGGENCDNKIGYCNGPLKSGSTYRVKVRAFTAPDKFTDTSYSFPIQTDKDNTAIIVGVTVPIVLLLTLLGIGLLVRRRRSQGRKTSETRPTDSLSLPDSVIETSRPIKIEDFAEHYRTMSADSDFRFSEEFEELKHIGRDQPCTAADLPCNRPKNRFTNILPYDHSRFKLQPVDDEEGSDYINANYVPGHNSPREFIVTQGPLHSTRDDFWRMVWESNSRAIVMLTRCIEKGREKCDHYWPVDTHPVYYGDICVTILNETHYPDWSITEFMLCRGDIKRVIQHFHFTTWPDFGVPSPPQTLARFVRAFRERVRPDQRPIVVHCSAGVGRSGTFITLDRILQQILVSKYVDIFGIVWAMRKERVWMVQTEQQYICIHQCLLAVLEGQDMTGPPREIHDNQGFEDDEGIAESGM